In one window of Streptomyces griseus subsp. griseus DNA:
- the pdxT gene encoding pyridoxal 5'-phosphate synthase glutaminase subunit PdxT: protein MSDTPVIGVLALQGDVREHLIALASADAQARPVRRPEELAEIDGLVIPGGESTTMSKLAVLFGMMEPLRERVRAGMPVYGTCAGMILLAGKILDPRSGQETVGGIDMIVRRNAFGRQNESFEAAVEVDGVEGGPVEGVFIRAPWVESVGAEAEVIAEHGGHIVAVRQRNVLATSFHPELTGDHRVHALFVEMVRAVK, encoded by the coding sequence GATCGCCCTGGCCTCGGCTGACGCCCAGGCCAGGCCGGTCCGGCGCCCCGAGGAGCTCGCCGAGATCGACGGCCTGGTCATCCCCGGCGGCGAGTCCACCACCATGTCCAAGCTGGCCGTCCTCTTCGGCATGATGGAGCCCCTGCGCGAGCGGGTGAGGGCCGGGATGCCGGTCTACGGCACCTGCGCCGGGATGATCCTGCTGGCCGGGAAGATCCTCGACCCGCGCTCCGGCCAGGAGACCGTCGGCGGCATCGACATGATCGTGCGGCGCAACGCCTTCGGCCGGCAGAACGAGTCCTTCGAGGCCGCCGTCGAGGTCGACGGCGTCGAGGGCGGTCCGGTGGAGGGCGTCTTCATCCGCGCCCCCTGGGTGGAGTCCGTCGGGGCCGAGGCCGAGGTCATCGCCGAGCACGGCGGCCACATCGTGGCCGTACGGCAGCGAAATGTCCTCGCCACGTCATTCCATCCCGAACTGACCGGCGACCATCGTGTGCACGCTCTGTTCGTGGAGATGGTGCGCGCGGTGAAGTGA
- a CDS encoding YebC/PmpR family DNA-binding transcriptional regulator, with translation MSGHSKWATTKHKKAVIDAKRGKLFAKLIKNIEVAARSGGVDPDGNPTLVDAIQKAKKSSVPNKNIDSAVKRGGGLEAGGADYETIMYEGYGPNGVAVLIECLTDNRNRAASDVRVAMTRNGGSMADPGSVSYLFNRKGVVIVPKGELGEDDVLGAVLDAGAEEVNDLGETFEVVSEATDMVAVRTALQEAGIDYDSAEANFLPTMQVELDEEGARKIFKLIDALEDSDDVQNVFANFDVSDEVMEKVDA, from the coding sequence ATGTCCGGCCACTCTAAATGGGCTACGACGAAGCACAAGAAGGCCGTGATTGACGCCAAGCGCGGCAAGCTCTTCGCGAAGCTGATCAAGAACATCGAGGTCGCGGCGCGCTCCGGCGGCGTGGATCCCGATGGCAACCCGACCCTCGTCGACGCCATCCAGAAGGCGAAGAAGAGCTCCGTCCCCAACAAGAACATCGACTCCGCGGTCAAGCGCGGCGGCGGTCTCGAAGCGGGCGGCGCCGACTACGAGACGATCATGTACGAGGGTTACGGCCCCAACGGTGTCGCGGTGCTCATCGAGTGCCTCACCGACAACCGCAACCGTGCCGCCTCCGACGTACGTGTCGCGATGACCCGGAACGGCGGCTCCATGGCCGACCCGGGCTCCGTCTCATACCTCTTCAACCGCAAGGGCGTCGTGATCGTCCCCAAGGGCGAGCTGGGCGAGGACGACGTCCTGGGCGCGGTCCTCGACGCCGGTGCCGAGGAGGTCAACGACCTCGGTGAGACCTTCGAGGTGGTCAGCGAGGCCACCGACATGGTCGCGGTGCGCACCGCGCTCCAGGAGGCGGGCATCGACTACGACTCCGCCGAGGCCAACTTCCTGCCGACCATGCAGGTGGAGCTGGACGAAGAGGGCGCGCGCAAGATCTTCAAGCTCATCGACGCGCTGGAGGACAGCGACGACGTGCAGAACGTCTTCGCCAACTTCGACGTGTCGGACGAGGTCATGGAGAAGGTCGACGCCTGA